Proteins from a genomic interval of Papaver somniferum cultivar HN1 chromosome 4, ASM357369v1, whole genome shotgun sequence:
- the LOC113275275 gene encoding delta(24)-sterol reductase: MSDLEAPLRPKRKKIWVDYFVQFRWIIVIFVVLPISCTMYFLTWLGDVKSERKSYKQRQKEHDENVKKVVNRLKQRNPSKDGLVCTARKPWIAVGMRNVDYKRARHFEVDLSAFRNVLDIDKERMIARVEPLVNMGQITRVTVPMNLSLAVVAELDDLTVGGLINGYGIEGSSHIYGLFSDTVVAYEIVLADGRLVRATKDNEFADLFYAIPWSQGTLGLLVAAEIKLIPVKEYMKLTYKPVIGNLQELAQGYLDSFAPRDLDQDNPEKVPDFVETMIYNPTDAVCMTGRYVSKEEAKKKGNKINRQRFWFKPWFYQHAQTAIKKGEFVEYIPTRDYYHRHTRCLYWEGKLILPFGDQFWFRWTLGWLMPPKVSLLKATQGEAIRNYYHEMHVIQDMLVPLYKVGDALEWVHREMEVYPIWLCPHRIFKTPIKTMIYPEPGFEHERRQGDTEYAQMYTDIGVYYAPGPVLRGEEFDGSEAVRRLEKWMIENHGFQPQYAVSELNEKDFWRMFDASLYEDCRKKYGAVGTFMSVYYKCKKGKKTEKEVQEAEQAHLETADAEQD; this comes from the exons ATGTCGGATCTTGAGGCTCCTCTACGACCCAAGAGGAAGAAGATCTGGGTGGACTATTTCGTCCAGTTCCGATGGATCATTGTTATCTTTGTCGTCCTCCCAATCTCCTGCACCATGTACTTCCTCACATGGCTTGGTGACGTGAAGTCTGAGAGGAAGTCCTACAAGCAGCGCCAGAAGGAACATGATGAAAATGTGAAAAAAGTCGTCAATCGCCTCAAGCAGAGGAACCCATCAAAGGATGGCCTTGTCTGCACAGCTAGGAAACCTTGGATTGCTGTTGGGATGCGAAATGTTGACTATAAGCGCGCCCGCCATTTTGAGGTTGATCTCTCCGCATTCAGAAATGTCTTGGATATTGATAAAGAGAGAATGATTGCAAGAGTTGAGCCATTGGTCAACATGGGTCAGATCACTAGGGTCACTGTCCCAATGAACCTCTCCCTTGCCGTGGTTGCTGAGCTAGATGATCTCACTGTAGGAGGTCTCATCAATGGGTACGGAATCGAAGGGAGCTCCCACATTTACGGGCTCTTCTCAGATACTGTTGTAGCTTATGAGATTGTTCTTGCAGATGGACGTCTAGTCAGGGCAACCAAAGACAATGAGTTTGCTGACCTCTTCTATGCAATTCCATGGTCTCAAGGAACACTTGGGCTCCTTGTTGCCGCTGAGATCAAGCTCATCCCTGTCAAGGAATACATGAAGCTTACTTACAAGCCAGTGATTGGAAACTTACAAGAACTCGCACAGGGTTACCTTGACTCTTTTGCACCTAGAGATTTAGATCAGGATAACCCAGAGAAGGTCCCAGACTTTGTGGAAACCATGATTTACAACCCGACTGATGCAGTTTGCATGACAGGAAGGTATGTTTCTAAGGAAGAAGCAAAGAAGAAAGGAAACAAAATTAACAGACAGCGTTTCTGGTTCAAGCCCTGGTTCTATCAACATGCACAGACAGCTATCAAGAAGGGTGAATTTGTTGAGTATATTCCTACCAGGGACTACTATCACAGGCATACTAGATGTTTGTACTGGGAAGGGAAGCTCATCCTCCCGTTCGGTGATCAGTTTTGGTTCAGGTGGACCTTAGGTTGGTTGATGCCTCCTAAAGTTTCACTTCTCAAGGCCACTCAGGGTGAGGCTATTAGAAACTATTACCATGAAATGCACGTGATTCAAGACATGCTTGTTCCACTGTACAAGGTTGGAGACGCACTGGAATGGGTTCACCGTGAGATGGAG GTATATCCAATCTGGCTCTGCCCTCACAGAATTTTCAAGACTCCAATAAAAACCATGATATATCCTGAACCTGGATTTGAGCATGAACGTAGACAGGGAGATACAGAGTATGCACAAATGTACACAGACATTGGTGTCTATTATGCCCCAGGGCCTGTCCTGAGAGGTGAAGAGTTTGATGGATCTGAAGCGGTACGTCGTCTAGAGAAGTGGATGATTGAGAACCATGGATTTCAACCACAGTATGCTGTGTCTGAACTGAACGAAAAGGACTTCTGGAGAATGTTTGATGCTTCACTATATGAAGATTGCCGCAAAAAGTACGGAGCTGTTGGCACTTTTATGAGTGTTTACTACAAGTGTAAAAAGGGAAAGAAGACTGAGAAGGAAGTGCAAGAAGCTGAACAAGCTCACCTTGAAACTGCCGACGCAGAACAAGATTAG